One segment of Channa argus isolate prfri chromosome 17, Channa argus male v1.0, whole genome shotgun sequence DNA contains the following:
- the LOC137102687 gene encoding sphingosine-1-phosphate phosphatase 1-like codes for MENVLVKKFVQICNYLQDPNHVARFQRFCGVQGTFCHKPNKPESGESQPDCPGLRKRVQQGEQSSDVGSFNRAARDATVPQVNGMQGDVAVGPDGASAAADVDLDTAIAKPLRRNSLTGDVGQEFLIHNKFLFYLFTLGTELGNEMFFIIFFPFLFWNIDALVSRRLIVVWAWNLFVGQSTKDMVRWSRPASPPVVKVEVFYNSEYSMPSTHAMTGTALPFCLFMLTYGRWQYPFLFGFSVALSWSVLVCVSRVYMGMHSVLEVITGFLYSLLVLAFFQPILDRIDTFYMMGHYAPLVVVVSHVSMGLVAFSLDSWSTSRGDTAQALGTGAGAALASHVNYQLGLLLDPPLSALPLTLPTISTGLVVRSLLRFLIGVTVLLITRMIMKALTIPFLCRLFGLPSDDVRRARQHMKVELPYRYIVYGVVGFSCVCFVPLLFRILNLA; via the exons atggAGAACGTTTTAGTGAAGAAGTTTGTGCAGATTTGTAATTATCTTCAAGACCCCAACCATGTCGCGAGGTTTCAGAGATTCTGCGGGGTTCAAGGGACGTTCTGTCATAAACCTAATAAGCCAGAGAGCGGTGAGTCACAGCCGGACTGTCCCGGGCTTAGGAAGAGGGTCCAGCAGGGGGAACAGAGCTCAGATGTTGGTAGCTTCAACAGAGCAGCCAGGGATGCCACCGTGCCGCAGGTTAACGGGATGCAGGGTGACGTTGCCGTCGGGCCTGACGGAGCTTCAGCAGCGGCTGATGTCGACTTAGACACCGCCATAGCAAAACCGCTCCGGAGAAACTCCCTGACTGGAGATGTGGGTCAGGAATTCCTGATCCATAACAAGTTTCTCTTCTACCTGTTCACGCTTGGGACCGAGCTGGGCAACGAGATGTTTTTCATCATCTTCTTCCCCTTCCTCTTTTGGAACATCGACGCCCTGGTCAGCCGGAGACTGATCGTGGTCTGGGCTTGGAACCTCTTCGTGGGACAGTCTACAAAGGACATGGTCCGCTGGTCCCGGCCGGCCTCCCCACCTGTGGTAAAGGTGGAGGTCTTCTACAACTCTGAATACAGCATGCCGTCCACACATGCAATGACAGGAACAGCCTTACCGTTCTGTCTCTTCATGCTGACCTATGGACGGTGGCAG TATCCTTTCCTCTTTGGCTTTTCTGTGGCTCTGAGCTGGAGTGTCCTGGTCTGTGTGAGCAGAGTCTACATGGGGATGCATTCTGTACTA GAAGTAATTACTGGCTTCCTGTACAGCCTTCTTGTTCTAGCCTTCTTCCAGCCAATTTTGGACAGGATTGATACCTTCTACATGATGGGCCACTATGCTCCGCTTGTGGTTGTCGTCTCACATGTGAGCATGGGACTGGTGGCTTTTTCCCTGGATTCCTGGAGTACCTCTCGTGGCGACACAGCTCAGGCCCTGGGCACTGGGGCAGGAGCTGCTTTGGCTAGCCATGTGAACTACCAGCTAGGGCTGCTGCTGGATCCACCACTGTCTGCACTTCCTCTTACTTTACCAACGATCAGCACTGGCTTGGTGGTTCGGTCCCTGCTGCGCTTCCTCATTGGAGTCACTGTCCTGCTCATCACGAGAATGATTATGAAAGCACTGACTATTCCCTTCTTATGTCGACTGTTTGGGCTCCCTTCGGATGACGTAAGACGGGCGAGGCAGCACATGAAAGTAGAGTTGCCGTACCGTTACATTGTCTATGGTGTCGTGGGCTTTAGTTGTGTATGTTTTGTGCCTCTACTCTTCAGGATCTTAAACCTTGCCTGA